One window of the Felis catus isolate Fca126 chromosome E3, F.catus_Fca126_mat1.0, whole genome shotgun sequence genome contains the following:
- the LOC102900118 gene encoding glycine-rich cell wall structural protein 1-like isoform X6, giving the protein MGTWAFPVALFLLCLTSESLQGGLPPLSPGLGKGYGPPSGLGAGFGNGNGLGAQPGIGGGVKPQKPGFGNGNGLAAGAFPGAVAQPAQHSYGAPGGGWVAGMPSPATSFSPGFGGGVKPQKPAYGNGLVAGAFPGLGAQPGPAAQGPGVGGGVKPQKPGFGNGNGMGVGAQPGFGNGNGPGGGAFPGAGVQPGPATQNGYGPGFGGGVAPQKPGFGNGNGLAAQPGPATQNGYGAGFGGGRKPQKPGFRNGNGLGGQPGPVVPISYGPGVGEGGKPQKPVYRNGLGAGVFPGLGRGMSPLKLGYAPGPGLQLPAALGGGVKPQKPGYGNGIGVGAQPGPCNGRVPPLLLPRPPTSGVPSDKGGGWGPKSQPPPPVQNGKFPAPTPAIQWGMKPQKAGYQPPNGYGAGTELGFGYGNGLGAGVFPEAHLQPEFPGANGFRNGFGEEAPVYPKAAAPGPEGNGQAGTLRGSSWLSVQPWVLALKPGYGAGGAYPGVRSQPGTYGQLRPELGPGPFGSPEVKRGGSGLLGNGYGGHCSLGKC; this is encoded by the exons ATGGGCACCTGGGCCTTCCCCGTGGCGCTTTTCCTGCTCTGCCTGACTTCTGAAAGCCTGCAAGGCG GGCTACCTCCATTGTCTCCAGGCCTAGGGAAAG GCTACGGCCCCCCCAGTGGCCTGGGAGCAG GATTTGGGAACGGGAATGGCCTGGGAGCCCAGCCAG GCATTGGAGGGGGTGTGAAACCCCAGAAGCCAG GGTTTGGGAACGGAAATGGGCTAGCAGCAGGGGCCTTCCCAGGTGCGGTGGCCCAGCCAG CTCAGCACAGCTATGGAGCCCCAGGAGGAGGCTGGGTCGCTGGGATGCCCTCACCTGCCACATCTTTCTCCCCAGGTTTTGGAGGTGGTGTGAAACCCCAGAAGCCAG CATATGGAAATGGCCTGGTTGCTGGTGCCTTCCCGGGGCTTGGAGCCCAGCCAG GCCCTGCGGCTCAGGGACCAG GAGTTGGAGGGGGCGTGAAACCACAAAAGCCAG GATTTGGCAATGGGAATGGGATGGGAGTTGGAGCCCAGCCAG GATTCGGGAACGGGAATGGGCCGGGAGGCGGCGCCTTCCCAGGAGCAGGAGTGCAACCAG GCCCTGCAACTCAAAATGGCTATGGACCAG GCTTTGGAGGGGGTGTGGCGCCCCAGAAGCCGG GATTCGGGAACGGCAACGGGCTGGCAGCCCAGCCAG GCCCAGCGACCCAGAACGGATATGGAGCAG GCTTTGGTGGGGGCAGGAAGCCTCAGAAGCCAG GATTCAGGAACGGCAACGGGCTGGGAGGCCAGCCAG GCCCCGTGGTTCCCATCAGCTACGGACCAG GCGTTGGTGAAGGCGGGAAGCCCCAGAAGCCAG TTTACAGGAATGGGCTGGGAGCCGGAGTCTTCCCAG GCCTGGGAAGGGGCATGAGCCCTCTGAAGCTAG GATATGCCCCAGGGCCTGGGTTGCAGCTCCCGGCAG CTCTTGGAGGGGGTGTGAAACCTCAGAAGCCAG GATATGGCAATGGAATTGGGGTGGGGGCCCAGCCAG GTCCCTGCAATGGGAGGGTCCCTCCACTGCTGCTCCCCAGGCCTCCCACTTCGGGGGTCCCTTCTGACAAAGGGGGCGGCTGGGGCCCCAAatctcagccccctcccccagtgcaGAATGGCAAGTTCCCAG CCCCGACTCCGGCCATCCAGTGGGGAATGAAACCTCAGAAAGCAG GATACCAGCCCCCGAACGGCTATGGAGCAGGAACAGAACTGG GGTTCGGCTACGGGAATGGTCTGGGAGCTGGGGTCTTCCCTGAGGCCCACCTGCAGCCAG agTTCCCTGGGGCCAATGGCTTTAGGAATG GGTTCGGGGAAGAAGCGCCAGTCTACCCCAAGGCAGCAGCTCCGGGACCTGAAGGAAATG GTCAGGCTGGGACCCTAAGGGGCTCTTCTTGGCTCTCCGTCCAGCCCTGGGTGCTTGCCCTGAAGCCTGGATATGGGGCTGGAGGCGCATATCCAGGGGTCAGGAGCCAGCCAG GCACATATGGACAGCTGAGGCCAGAGCTGGGCCCTGGACCCTTCG GCAGCCCTGAGGTGAAGAGAGGTGGCAGTGGCCTGCTGGGAAATGGCTACGGAG gccACTGTTCTCTTGGAAAATGCTGA
- the LOC102900118 gene encoding glycine-rich cell wall structural protein-like isoform X10, producing MGTWAFPVALFLLCLTSESLQGGLPPLSPGLGKGYGPPSGLGAGFGNGNGLGAQPGIGGGVKPQKPGFGNGNGLAAGAFPGFGGGVKPQKPAYGNGLVAGAFPGLGAQPGPAAQGPGVGGGVKPQKPGFGNGNGMGVGAQPGFGNGNGPGGGAFPGAGVQPGPATQNGYGPGFGGGVAPQKPGFGNGNGLAAQPGPATQNGYGAGFGGGRKPQKPGFRNGNGLGGQPGPVVPISYGPGVGEGGKPQKPVYRNGLGAGVFPGLGRGMSPLKLGYAPGPGLQLPAALGGGVKPQKPGYGNGIGVGAQPGPCNGRVPPLLLPRPPTSGVPSDKGGGWGPKSQPPPPVQNGKFPAPTPAIQWGMKPQKAGYQPPNGYGAGTELGFGGGLKPQKVGFGYGNGLGAGVFPEAHLQPEFPGANGFRNGFGEEAPVYPKAAAPGPEGNGQAGTLRGSSWLSVQPWVLALKPGYGAGGAYPGVRSQPGTYGQLRPELGPGPFGSPEVKRGGSGLLGNGYGGHCSLGKC from the exons ATGGGCACCTGGGCCTTCCCCGTGGCGCTTTTCCTGCTCTGCCTGACTTCTGAAAGCCTGCAAGGCG GGCTACCTCCATTGTCTCCAGGCCTAGGGAAAG GCTACGGCCCCCCCAGTGGCCTGGGAGCAG GATTTGGGAACGGGAATGGCCTGGGAGCCCAGCCAG GCATTGGAGGGGGTGTGAAACCCCAGAAGCCAG GGTTTGGGAACGGAAATGGGCTAGCAGCAGGGGCCTTCCCAG GTTTTGGAGGTGGTGTGAAACCCCAGAAGCCAG CATATGGAAATGGCCTGGTTGCTGGTGCCTTCCCGGGGCTTGGAGCCCAGCCAG GCCCTGCGGCTCAGGGACCAG GAGTTGGAGGGGGCGTGAAACCACAAAAGCCAG GATTTGGCAATGGGAATGGGATGGGAGTTGGAGCCCAGCCAG GATTCGGGAACGGGAATGGGCCGGGAGGCGGCGCCTTCCCAGGAGCAGGAGTGCAACCAG GCCCTGCAACTCAAAATGGCTATGGACCAG GCTTTGGAGGGGGTGTGGCGCCCCAGAAGCCGG GATTCGGGAACGGCAACGGGCTGGCAGCCCAGCCAG GCCCAGCGACCCAGAACGGATATGGAGCAG GCTTTGGTGGGGGCAGGAAGCCTCAGAAGCCAG GATTCAGGAACGGCAACGGGCTGGGAGGCCAGCCAG GCCCCGTGGTTCCCATCAGCTACGGACCAG GCGTTGGTGAAGGCGGGAAGCCCCAGAAGCCAG TTTACAGGAATGGGCTGGGAGCCGGAGTCTTCCCAG GCCTGGGAAGGGGCATGAGCCCTCTGAAGCTAG GATATGCCCCAGGGCCTGGGTTGCAGCTCCCGGCAG CTCTTGGAGGGGGTGTGAAACCTCAGAAGCCAG GATATGGCAATGGAATTGGGGTGGGGGCCCAGCCAG GTCCCTGCAATGGGAGGGTCCCTCCACTGCTGCTCCCCAGGCCTCCCACTTCGGGGGTCCCTTCTGACAAAGGGGGCGGCTGGGGCCCCAAatctcagccccctcccccagtgcaGAATGGCAAGTTCCCAG CCCCGACTCCGGCCATCCAGTGGGGAATGAAACCTCAGAAAGCAG GATACCAGCCCCCGAACGGCTATGGAGCAGGAACAGAACTGG GCTTTGGTGGTGGCCTCAAGCCTCAGAAAGTCG GGTTCGGCTACGGGAATGGTCTGGGAGCTGGGGTCTTCCCTGAGGCCCACCTGCAGCCAG agTTCCCTGGGGCCAATGGCTTTAGGAATG GGTTCGGGGAAGAAGCGCCAGTCTACCCCAAGGCAGCAGCTCCGGGACCTGAAGGAAATG GTCAGGCTGGGACCCTAAGGGGCTCTTCTTGGCTCTCCGTCCAGCCCTGGGTGCTTGCCCTGAAGCCTGGATATGGGGCTGGAGGCGCATATCCAGGGGTCAGGAGCCAGCCAG GCACATATGGACAGCTGAGGCCAGAGCTGGGCCCTGGACCCTTCG GCAGCCCTGAGGTGAAGAGAGGTGGCAGTGGCCTGCTGGGAAATGGCTACGGAG gccACTGTTCTCTTGGAAAATGCTGA
- the LOC102900118 gene encoding elastin-like isoform X24 yields the protein MGTWAFPVALFLLCLTSESLQGGFGNGNGLGAQPGIGGGVKPQKPGFGGGVKPQKPAYGNGLVAGAFPGLGAQPGPAAQGPGVGGGVKPQKPGFGNGNGMGVGAQPGFGNGNGPGGGAFPGAGVQPGPATQNGYGPGFGGGVAPQKPGFGNGNGLAAQPGPATQNGYGAGFGGGRKPQKPGFRNGNGLGGQPGPVVPISYGPGVGEGGKPQKPVYRNGLGAGVFPGLGRGMSPLKLGYAPGPGLQLPAALGGGVKPQKPGYGNGIGVGAQPGPCNGRVPPLLLPRPPTSGVPSDKGGGWGPKSQPPPPVQNGKFPAPTPAIQWGMKPQKAGYQPPNGYGAGTELGFGGGLKPQKVGFGYGNGLGAGVFPEAHLQPEFPGANGFRNGFGEEAPVYPKAAAPGPEGNGQAGTLRGSSWLSVQPWVLALKPGYGAGGAYPGVRSQPGTYGQLRPELGPGPFGSPEVKRGGSGLLGNGYGGHCSLGKC from the exons ATGGGCACCTGGGCCTTCCCCGTGGCGCTTTTCCTGCTCTGCCTGACTTCTGAAAGCCTGCAAGGCG GATTTGGGAACGGGAATGGCCTGGGAGCCCAGCCAG GCATTGGAGGGGGTGTGAAACCCCAGAAGCCAG GTTTTGGAGGTGGTGTGAAACCCCAGAAGCCAG CATATGGAAATGGCCTGGTTGCTGGTGCCTTCCCGGGGCTTGGAGCCCAGCCAG GCCCTGCGGCTCAGGGACCAG GAGTTGGAGGGGGCGTGAAACCACAAAAGCCAG GATTTGGCAATGGGAATGGGATGGGAGTTGGAGCCCAGCCAG GATTCGGGAACGGGAATGGGCCGGGAGGCGGCGCCTTCCCAGGAGCAGGAGTGCAACCAG GCCCTGCAACTCAAAATGGCTATGGACCAG GCTTTGGAGGGGGTGTGGCGCCCCAGAAGCCGG GATTCGGGAACGGCAACGGGCTGGCAGCCCAGCCAG GCCCAGCGACCCAGAACGGATATGGAGCAG GCTTTGGTGGGGGCAGGAAGCCTCAGAAGCCAG GATTCAGGAACGGCAACGGGCTGGGAGGCCAGCCAG GCCCCGTGGTTCCCATCAGCTACGGACCAG GCGTTGGTGAAGGCGGGAAGCCCCAGAAGCCAG TTTACAGGAATGGGCTGGGAGCCGGAGTCTTCCCAG GCCTGGGAAGGGGCATGAGCCCTCTGAAGCTAG GATATGCCCCAGGGCCTGGGTTGCAGCTCCCGGCAG CTCTTGGAGGGGGTGTGAAACCTCAGAAGCCAG GATATGGCAATGGAATTGGGGTGGGGGCCCAGCCAG GTCCCTGCAATGGGAGGGTCCCTCCACTGCTGCTCCCCAGGCCTCCCACTTCGGGGGTCCCTTCTGACAAAGGGGGCGGCTGGGGCCCCAAatctcagccccctcccccagtgcaGAATGGCAAGTTCCCAG CCCCGACTCCGGCCATCCAGTGGGGAATGAAACCTCAGAAAGCAG GATACCAGCCCCCGAACGGCTATGGAGCAGGAACAGAACTGG GCTTTGGTGGTGGCCTCAAGCCTCAGAAAGTCG GGTTCGGCTACGGGAATGGTCTGGGAGCTGGGGTCTTCCCTGAGGCCCACCTGCAGCCAG agTTCCCTGGGGCCAATGGCTTTAGGAATG GGTTCGGGGAAGAAGCGCCAGTCTACCCCAAGGCAGCAGCTCCGGGACCTGAAGGAAATG GTCAGGCTGGGACCCTAAGGGGCTCTTCTTGGCTCTCCGTCCAGCCCTGGGTGCTTGCCCTGAAGCCTGGATATGGGGCTGGAGGCGCATATCCAGGGGTCAGGAGCCAGCCAG GCACATATGGACAGCTGAGGCCAGAGCTGGGCCCTGGACCCTTCG GCAGCCCTGAGGTGAAGAGAGGTGGCAGTGGCCTGCTGGGAAATGGCTACGGAG gccACTGTTCTCTTGGAAAATGCTGA
- the LOC102900118 gene encoding glycine-rich cell wall structural protein-like isoform X3, giving the protein MGTWAFPVALFLLCLTSESLQGGLPPLSPGLGKGYGPPSGLGAGFGNGNGLGAQPGIGGGVKPQKPGFGNGNGLAAGAFPGAVAQPAQHSYGAPGGGWVAGMPSPATSFSPGFGGGVKPQKPAYGNGLVAGAFPGLGAQPGPAAQGPGVGGGVKPQKPGFGNGNGMGVGAQPGFGNGNGPGGGAFPGAGVQPGPATQNGYGPGFGGGVAPQKPGFGNGNGLAAQPGPATQNGYGAGFRNGNGLGGQPGPVVPISYGPGVGEGGKPQKPVYRNGLGAGVFPGLGRGMSPLKLGYAPGPGLQLPAALGGGVKPQKPGYGNGIGVGAQPGPCNGRVPPLLLPRPPTSGVPSDKGGGWGPKSQPPPPVQNGKFPAPTPAIQWGMKPQKAGYQPPNGYGAGTELGFGGGLKPQKVGFGYGNGLGAGVFPEAHLQPEFPGANGFRNGFGEEAPVYPKAAAPGPEGNGQAGTLRGSSWLSVQPWVLALKPGYGAGGAYPGVRSQPGTYGQLRPELGPGPFGSPEVKRGGSGLLGNGYGGHCSLGKC; this is encoded by the exons ATGGGCACCTGGGCCTTCCCCGTGGCGCTTTTCCTGCTCTGCCTGACTTCTGAAAGCCTGCAAGGCG GGCTACCTCCATTGTCTCCAGGCCTAGGGAAAG GCTACGGCCCCCCCAGTGGCCTGGGAGCAG GATTTGGGAACGGGAATGGCCTGGGAGCCCAGCCAG GCATTGGAGGGGGTGTGAAACCCCAGAAGCCAG GGTTTGGGAACGGAAATGGGCTAGCAGCAGGGGCCTTCCCAGGTGCGGTGGCCCAGCCAG CTCAGCACAGCTATGGAGCCCCAGGAGGAGGCTGGGTCGCTGGGATGCCCTCACCTGCCACATCTTTCTCCCCAGGTTTTGGAGGTGGTGTGAAACCCCAGAAGCCAG CATATGGAAATGGCCTGGTTGCTGGTGCCTTCCCGGGGCTTGGAGCCCAGCCAG GCCCTGCGGCTCAGGGACCAG GAGTTGGAGGGGGCGTGAAACCACAAAAGCCAG GATTTGGCAATGGGAATGGGATGGGAGTTGGAGCCCAGCCAG GATTCGGGAACGGGAATGGGCCGGGAGGCGGCGCCTTCCCAGGAGCAGGAGTGCAACCAG GCCCTGCAACTCAAAATGGCTATGGACCAG GCTTTGGAGGGGGTGTGGCGCCCCAGAAGCCGG GATTCGGGAACGGCAACGGGCTGGCAGCCCAGCCAG GCCCAGCGACCCAGAACGGATATGGAGCAG GATTCAGGAACGGCAACGGGCTGGGAGGCCAGCCAG GCCCCGTGGTTCCCATCAGCTACGGACCAG GCGTTGGTGAAGGCGGGAAGCCCCAGAAGCCAG TTTACAGGAATGGGCTGGGAGCCGGAGTCTTCCCAG GCCTGGGAAGGGGCATGAGCCCTCTGAAGCTAG GATATGCCCCAGGGCCTGGGTTGCAGCTCCCGGCAG CTCTTGGAGGGGGTGTGAAACCTCAGAAGCCAG GATATGGCAATGGAATTGGGGTGGGGGCCCAGCCAG GTCCCTGCAATGGGAGGGTCCCTCCACTGCTGCTCCCCAGGCCTCCCACTTCGGGGGTCCCTTCTGACAAAGGGGGCGGCTGGGGCCCCAAatctcagccccctcccccagtgcaGAATGGCAAGTTCCCAG CCCCGACTCCGGCCATCCAGTGGGGAATGAAACCTCAGAAAGCAG GATACCAGCCCCCGAACGGCTATGGAGCAGGAACAGAACTGG GCTTTGGTGGTGGCCTCAAGCCTCAGAAAGTCG GGTTCGGCTACGGGAATGGTCTGGGAGCTGGGGTCTTCCCTGAGGCCCACCTGCAGCCAG agTTCCCTGGGGCCAATGGCTTTAGGAATG GGTTCGGGGAAGAAGCGCCAGTCTACCCCAAGGCAGCAGCTCCGGGACCTGAAGGAAATG GTCAGGCTGGGACCCTAAGGGGCTCTTCTTGGCTCTCCGTCCAGCCCTGGGTGCTTGCCCTGAAGCCTGGATATGGGGCTGGAGGCGCATATCCAGGGGTCAGGAGCCAGCCAG GCACATATGGACAGCTGAGGCCAGAGCTGGGCCCTGGACCCTTCG GCAGCCCTGAGGTGAAGAGAGGTGGCAGTGGCCTGCTGGGAAATGGCTACGGAG gccACTGTTCTCTTGGAAAATGCTGA
- the LOC102900118 gene encoding glycine-rich cell wall structural protein-like isoform X5 yields the protein MGTWAFPVALFLLCLTSESLQGGLPPLSPGLGKGYGPPSGLGAGFGNGNGLGAQPGIGGGVKPQKPGFGNGNGLAAGAFPGAVAQPAQHSYGAPGGGWVAGMPSPATSFSPGFGGGVKPQKPAYGNGLVAGAFPGLGAQPGPAAQGPGVGGGVKPQKPGFGNGNGMGVGAQPGFGNGNGPGGGAFPGAGVQPGPATQNGYGPGFGGGVAPQKPGFGNGNGLAAQPGPATQNGYGAGFGGGRKPQKPGFRNGNGLGGQPGPVVPISYGPGVGEGGKPQKPVYRNGLGAGVFPGYAPGPGLQLPAALGGGVKPQKPGYGNGIGVGAQPGPCNGRVPPLLLPRPPTSGVPSDKGGGWGPKSQPPPPVQNGKFPAPTPAIQWGMKPQKAGYQPPNGYGAGTELGFGGGLKPQKVGFGYGNGLGAGVFPEAHLQPEFPGANGFRNGFGEEAPVYPKAAAPGPEGNGQAGTLRGSSWLSVQPWVLALKPGYGAGGAYPGVRSQPGTYGQLRPELGPGPFGSPEVKRGGSGLLGNGYGGHCSLGKC from the exons ATGGGCACCTGGGCCTTCCCCGTGGCGCTTTTCCTGCTCTGCCTGACTTCTGAAAGCCTGCAAGGCG GGCTACCTCCATTGTCTCCAGGCCTAGGGAAAG GCTACGGCCCCCCCAGTGGCCTGGGAGCAG GATTTGGGAACGGGAATGGCCTGGGAGCCCAGCCAG GCATTGGAGGGGGTGTGAAACCCCAGAAGCCAG GGTTTGGGAACGGAAATGGGCTAGCAGCAGGGGCCTTCCCAGGTGCGGTGGCCCAGCCAG CTCAGCACAGCTATGGAGCCCCAGGAGGAGGCTGGGTCGCTGGGATGCCCTCACCTGCCACATCTTTCTCCCCAGGTTTTGGAGGTGGTGTGAAACCCCAGAAGCCAG CATATGGAAATGGCCTGGTTGCTGGTGCCTTCCCGGGGCTTGGAGCCCAGCCAG GCCCTGCGGCTCAGGGACCAG GAGTTGGAGGGGGCGTGAAACCACAAAAGCCAG GATTTGGCAATGGGAATGGGATGGGAGTTGGAGCCCAGCCAG GATTCGGGAACGGGAATGGGCCGGGAGGCGGCGCCTTCCCAGGAGCAGGAGTGCAACCAG GCCCTGCAACTCAAAATGGCTATGGACCAG GCTTTGGAGGGGGTGTGGCGCCCCAGAAGCCGG GATTCGGGAACGGCAACGGGCTGGCAGCCCAGCCAG GCCCAGCGACCCAGAACGGATATGGAGCAG GCTTTGGTGGGGGCAGGAAGCCTCAGAAGCCAG GATTCAGGAACGGCAACGGGCTGGGAGGCCAGCCAG GCCCCGTGGTTCCCATCAGCTACGGACCAG GCGTTGGTGAAGGCGGGAAGCCCCAGAAGCCAG TTTACAGGAATGGGCTGGGAGCCGGAGTCTTCCCAG GATATGCCCCAGGGCCTGGGTTGCAGCTCCCGGCAG CTCTTGGAGGGGGTGTGAAACCTCAGAAGCCAG GATATGGCAATGGAATTGGGGTGGGGGCCCAGCCAG GTCCCTGCAATGGGAGGGTCCCTCCACTGCTGCTCCCCAGGCCTCCCACTTCGGGGGTCCCTTCTGACAAAGGGGGCGGCTGGGGCCCCAAatctcagccccctcccccagtgcaGAATGGCAAGTTCCCAG CCCCGACTCCGGCCATCCAGTGGGGAATGAAACCTCAGAAAGCAG GATACCAGCCCCCGAACGGCTATGGAGCAGGAACAGAACTGG GCTTTGGTGGTGGCCTCAAGCCTCAGAAAGTCG GGTTCGGCTACGGGAATGGTCTGGGAGCTGGGGTCTTCCCTGAGGCCCACCTGCAGCCAG agTTCCCTGGGGCCAATGGCTTTAGGAATG GGTTCGGGGAAGAAGCGCCAGTCTACCCCAAGGCAGCAGCTCCGGGACCTGAAGGAAATG GTCAGGCTGGGACCCTAAGGGGCTCTTCTTGGCTCTCCGTCCAGCCCTGGGTGCTTGCCCTGAAGCCTGGATATGGGGCTGGAGGCGCATATCCAGGGGTCAGGAGCCAGCCAG GCACATATGGACAGCTGAGGCCAGAGCTGGGCCCTGGACCCTTCG GCAGCCCTGAGGTGAAGAGAGGTGGCAGTGGCCTGCTGGGAAATGGCTACGGAG gccACTGTTCTCTTGGAAAATGCTGA
- the LOC102900118 gene encoding glycine-rich cell wall structural protein 1-like isoform X13 has protein sequence MGTWAFPVALFLLCLTSESLQGGFGNGNGLGAQPGIGGGVKPQKPAQHSYGAPGGGWVAGMPSPATSFSPGFGGGVKPQKPAYGNGLVAGAFPGLGAQPGPAAQGPGVGGGVKPQKPGFGNGNGMGVGAQPGFGNGNGPGGGAFPGAGVQPGPATQNGYGPGFGGGVAPQKPGFGNGNGLAAQPGPATQNGYGAGFGGGRKPQKPGFRNGNGLGGQPGPVVPISYGPGVGEGGKPQKPVYRNGLGAGVFPGLGRGMSPLKLGYAPGPGLQLPAALGGGVKPQKPGYGNGIGVGAQPGPCNGRVPPLLLPRPPTSGVPSDKGGGWGPKSQPPPPVQNGKFPAPTPAIQWGMKPQKAGYQPPNGYGAGTELGFGGGLKPQKVGFGYGNGLGAGVFPEAHLQPEFPGANGFRNGFGEEAPVYPKAAAPGPEGNGQAGTLRGSSWLSVQPWVLALKPGYGAGGAYPGVRSQPGTYGQLRPELGPGPFGSPEVKRGGSGLLGNGYGGHCSLGKC, from the exons ATGGGCACCTGGGCCTTCCCCGTGGCGCTTTTCCTGCTCTGCCTGACTTCTGAAAGCCTGCAAGGCG GATTTGGGAACGGGAATGGCCTGGGAGCCCAGCCAG GCATTGGAGGGGGTGTGAAACCCCAGAAGCCAG CTCAGCACAGCTATGGAGCCCCAGGAGGAGGCTGGGTCGCTGGGATGCCCTCACCTGCCACATCTTTCTCCCCAGGTTTTGGAGGTGGTGTGAAACCCCAGAAGCCAG CATATGGAAATGGCCTGGTTGCTGGTGCCTTCCCGGGGCTTGGAGCCCAGCCAG GCCCTGCGGCTCAGGGACCAG GAGTTGGAGGGGGCGTGAAACCACAAAAGCCAG GATTTGGCAATGGGAATGGGATGGGAGTTGGAGCCCAGCCAG GATTCGGGAACGGGAATGGGCCGGGAGGCGGCGCCTTCCCAGGAGCAGGAGTGCAACCAG GCCCTGCAACTCAAAATGGCTATGGACCAG GCTTTGGAGGGGGTGTGGCGCCCCAGAAGCCGG GATTCGGGAACGGCAACGGGCTGGCAGCCCAGCCAG GCCCAGCGACCCAGAACGGATATGGAGCAG GCTTTGGTGGGGGCAGGAAGCCTCAGAAGCCAG GATTCAGGAACGGCAACGGGCTGGGAGGCCAGCCAG GCCCCGTGGTTCCCATCAGCTACGGACCAG GCGTTGGTGAAGGCGGGAAGCCCCAGAAGCCAG TTTACAGGAATGGGCTGGGAGCCGGAGTCTTCCCAG GCCTGGGAAGGGGCATGAGCCCTCTGAAGCTAG GATATGCCCCAGGGCCTGGGTTGCAGCTCCCGGCAG CTCTTGGAGGGGGTGTGAAACCTCAGAAGCCAG GATATGGCAATGGAATTGGGGTGGGGGCCCAGCCAG GTCCCTGCAATGGGAGGGTCCCTCCACTGCTGCTCCCCAGGCCTCCCACTTCGGGGGTCCCTTCTGACAAAGGGGGCGGCTGGGGCCCCAAatctcagccccctcccccagtgcaGAATGGCAAGTTCCCAG CCCCGACTCCGGCCATCCAGTGGGGAATGAAACCTCAGAAAGCAG GATACCAGCCCCCGAACGGCTATGGAGCAGGAACAGAACTGG GCTTTGGTGGTGGCCTCAAGCCTCAGAAAGTCG GGTTCGGCTACGGGAATGGTCTGGGAGCTGGGGTCTTCCCTGAGGCCCACCTGCAGCCAG agTTCCCTGGGGCCAATGGCTTTAGGAATG GGTTCGGGGAAGAAGCGCCAGTCTACCCCAAGGCAGCAGCTCCGGGACCTGAAGGAAATG GTCAGGCTGGGACCCTAAGGGGCTCTTCTTGGCTCTCCGTCCAGCCCTGGGTGCTTGCCCTGAAGCCTGGATATGGGGCTGGAGGCGCATATCCAGGGGTCAGGAGCCAGCCAG GCACATATGGACAGCTGAGGCCAGAGCTGGGCCCTGGACCCTTCG GCAGCCCTGAGGTGAAGAGAGGTGGCAGTGGCCTGCTGGGAAATGGCTACGGAG gccACTGTTCTCTTGGAAAATGCTGA